The following is a genomic window from Vicia villosa cultivar HV-30 ecotype Madison, WI unplaced genomic scaffold, Vvil1.0 ctg.004571F_1_1, whole genome shotgun sequence.
GTTAGGCTGAGATCTTGAACTGCGGTTTGTGTTACGCTCTCGGGCTTGATATGGCAGTAACATATGAGTAAATGTAGGCGATGCAGCTGTAATTATGGTTGTCATTGCAAAGATTTCTGAAACCTGTTATGGCTGCAATTGAGGATCACAGTTTAAAACTAAGATGAGAGGACTAATTTAAACAAAGGAGTTCTATTGCTTTGTAGCAACTTTAGATTTTTGCAGGTTCAGTTTAACTATATTTATTAGATTTTCATGTGACTTATGAACTTAATTGATTGAATTTGTTTGATAGAGCacttctttcatggttgattGTATAGCAATATGTTAGTTAATTTCCTTTTTAAAGTCATTTGGTCATGTGTTGATTTTGGAGACAATTTGTTGATAACTAACTTAATGCCTTTCCGATGTAACTTGTAACATCAATAACAAACTAAAAATACAGTGTTGATTCTCGCCTTTGTTAATGTAACTCTGCGTGATCGTAATAATAGGACTAATTTATTGAGTTAACAACAAATCTAGTCCCACACATACACTACCTTATTCCGACAGAATACTATAATTGTGTTGCTACCTTTCCTATTTGGCAGATTCAAAAGTTTGCTATACGGTTTCCATCAATCTATGAAGTACAATCATTCATCACTGCTTTGAAGGTAACAGTTACTTATCATAATATAATCAATTGCCACAAAAATATTTAGAACCAGTGGTTGCgcttataaaactattttattcCATTGTTGATTCTTGATATTTTTTGCTCCTTCCCAGGTGATCCTAAAAGATGACAAGGGCCCTCAACCTTTAAATATTGACTTTGGTTCGGAAATTTCGTCTCAGTCAGAATTTATGTCAACAAACAAACACTCTTACAGGTATAAAAGAGCTTTGTGCCATAGGTAAGATTTTGGAGCGATAGGAGGATGTGACTTCGAGATACTGAGCTTTGATGAATCGTTAGTTGTCTTTCTGTTTCTCTGTTTAATGCATAACCATTCACCGATCAGTTTTCAACTTTCGTATACAtcctttgttcttttcttttctgttttctcCTTATTTTTATTTGGAGTAGACATAGGTTCTCATCATCAGATCTGACTCCTCTAAAGTGAGTAATATTAATCATTTATAGACAAATCAATCCTCCATACTATTTGCATATCAATAATAAATCAGAGTGTGTTGAAATATCAATTTGTTCACTTCAACAGCAACTCACTTCAGTGGGGGAGCCACATCTCTCATTACTTATATTGAAGTATCAGTTGACTTAATTATAACGGAGATTGGACGCATATACTGAGCCTTACCGTGTTTGTACTTGTAGAGCTTCTGAGGAACTGAGTTTTGTGACTCCGGCTGACACTTTCATTCCACAACTGCCAATATGTATGAATAATGAAAGAGAGCAACCTTCAGTAATCCAAACAAAGGAAACAGCTTCCGGTCACAACTTTGAAAGCATCCTTCCAGCCTTGCCACCCAGTTTTGCCACATTCTTGATGGATTGCTCTGGGGTCAACCATAGTAAGGGAGTTTTTTTGTTTTAACATAATATCTGTTCCGATTTCTACCAAATCTTATTTCATCTAAATTAAACAATACTATCTTGCAGCTCAATCAACTACTACCAAGGAGAATGATCTCAAGTCCCAAATTGCGGTACATATTTTGGATTTCTCATTTTGGTTAGATGTTACTACCTGATGCTTAAATCACTTTAATCACATTGATCTGGTGCTCATTATGGTATAAGATTTCTCTAAGTTGTGAATATTTTGGAAGTACATCTTCTTTAGTGATTATTTGTTACTCCTAATATTGTTTTCCTTTGATGCAGAGATATATGGAAGATTCTTCCTTCCAAGGTAGCAATCCCTCTCACTTATTGCTTCTTTCGTTGGTTAAATATGATTTGCCCTTTTATTGTCagttattgtcttttttttttcacttcGGTCCTAGAGTAAAACTCGAATTGAAAGTTCTAAATTCTGAAAACTTCTTAATCTTCTTAAGCTTGaactttttttttctgaaaactctGTAGCTTGAACTTGAATATTAAGGTTTTTATGCTTCCCATGTTTTCAATGTATCTTATACGAGTGAAAGTTTTTAGTCATGCTCCTCACGCATACTGATTATTAGATAGATGCATTGCTTGCTTGTGCCACATCcatttttttgttaatatttgtATCGCAATGGTCTACTAAATTTTGTACCCAAAATACTTATGTACCATTTTCATGTTGTTAGATATGTTGATAAAGGTGGAGAAAGTCATCGGCGAAATTGGGGGTGATATGTCACTCTAGGAGTCCAGGGCATTGAAAATGACACACCAATCAGCTAGGCATCTCTTCGTGCTTACTGAACCATGGTGACCATAAATTTTGAGTGGCTTTATATTGATTCTTCCATTCTCTCTTAATAACACACTGTTCAATCCATGGCAAAACTTCGTTTTTGCTTCTTTTATTGTTCCAGCACATTACAATGCCAAGTGAAAAAAGGGTTACCTGAATATGGTATATCAGTGTCTAGCTAATAATGACAGATCAAATGTTTCTGCTTACAAAATCTTTTTGTTAATACAAAGATATCAGAATTTTTTCAATTCAATCCGGTAGAAATTTTCTAGCATTTATTCCTCACCcaattactaacaaaaaaatcaaGAAGCCACTATAATGATCTAGATCGAAGATGTAGTCAAAGAATCAAtgcaagagaagaagaaagagaagtcaTCTAACATTGACATTGTTGAATTCACCCCACTTCGACGAATTCAACCATGCAACAAGAGGATGAAGATGGAGTCCTATGAATATATTTCAAGGTCCATTTCAAATGGGAAGAAGACCCAAGAAAGAATCTGAGTCTCGCCTAAAAGAAATTAGTAGTGTACCTTTTGAGAAAAGATGAATCTTTCTAAATGGTCAATTGTTGATATGCCAAACATCAATCTTGATGTCACCCGCAAATTATCTAATAAAAGGcatatatcataaaaaaaaaaaagtcttcaTAACCTTGTTAAATAAGGATTTGTTTTCAAAGTAAACtacaattctaattttttttaaatgttcccCGTTCCCAATATACATAAACTAATTGATAGCTCTTACAATTTTACTCCTTTCATTAAGTATTTTGTCGGATAGGGATTACGTGACTTTAGTGAAATAAAGTCACGgtgaatttataatattttagtgttttataaataaaaaatatataatagtaatcgttaagatgaaagaaaataatataggACAGAGATAGAAAAAAAGTCATGTTCGATAATGTTTATCACATTATAACAATTTCACCCCGCTGCGGGTTCACCCCGCTGCGGGTTCACCCCGCTGCGGGTTCACCCCGCTGCGGGTTCACCCCGCTGCGGGTTCACCCCGCTGCGGGTTCACCCCGCTGCGGGTTCACCCCGCTGCGGGTTCACCCCGCTGCGGGTTCACCCCGCTGCGGGTTCACCCCGCTGCGGGTTCACCCCGCTGCGGGTTCACCCCGCTGCGGGTTCACCCCGCTGCGGGTTCACCCCGCTGCGGGTTCACCCCGCTGCGGGTTCACCCCGCTGCGGGTTCACCCCGCTGCGGGTTCACCCCGCTGCGGGTTCACCCCGCTGCGGGTTCACCCCGCTGCGGGTTCACCCCGCTGCGGGTTCACCCCGCTGCGGGTTCACCCCGCTGCGGGTTCACCCCGCTGCGGGTTCACCCCGCTGCGGGTTCACCCCGCTGCGGGTTCACCCCGCTGCGGGTTCACCCCGCTGCGGGTTCACCCCGCTGCGGGTTCACCCCGCTGCGGGTTCACCCCGCTGCGGGTTCACCCCGCTGCGGGTTCACCCCGCTGCGGGTTCACAATTGATAATAATACGTATTTAgtaattttaaattaatgatattattattattattattattattattattattattaatattaattttataagaaaagaagGTTATATTGtgaccaaaaattaaaaaaacaatgccacattacaataatttaaattagttttcctaggaaattaaaattttaattaaagaagAAAGGAAGATACAAATCCATTACAATGCATATATAACAACAAATAAGCCTCACATACTAAACCAAACTAGAAAAGACAAAAAGAGAATAGTAACCTAAAAGCATAGAGAGGGCATTTTGGGTATAAGCTAAACTTCCTTCGGCAAAGAAAGTACTCCCTCCGTTCTACAATGAGTAatccatttaaaataaaatgatggtCCAAAATAAATGATCAATTTCAATTTCCAAtgtattttttctaattttaccccttaattaataaagatttcaccattttcaatatatgataagggtactatagtaaaaacaatattatttCTCTTACTTTTATGAACTTTTCTTAAACCGTGTGAAATGGTATGCTGGGTCACTCATTAcggaacggagggagtagtaaAATATCGATGCTATGGTTGTTAGAAATCAAAATAAAAGCAAGCTAGATGAGGCACCAAATCCACCGGAAGATTCATAAAATAAACCGGCAAAACAATCCATGTACCTAAGCAGTGATAACATCACTTTACTTGAAAAAGAAAATCAGACAACACATAATCTAAAAGTTCAAACCGTTTAGTTACTGTTTCGAATCTAGCCATATTAATAAGTACAATACAACAGCAAACAGAGACAACAGAAATAACTTATTAGATTATAACAGAAACATCAGAAGAACAACCTCAAATAAATAACTGAGACAATAAACAAGGAATGAATTGGGAGATTATTATGATCAATGGATTTTGTAAAATGAGACAAAAAAGAGAACTCCTCTCCTGTGTGTCTCCTTTTACATAACCCATTGATCAGACCCAATCACTTGTTCCATTCACTCACCTTCAATTACATTCTCACGCATCGAATTAACATGAAAAATTGAATCTGAAGCACTGTTCTTCTGGTATAGATCGAGAGATCTggtgttgttgttggtggtgtaACTCAGATTCAGAGACCTGATTCAGTTGTGTTGATAGGTTTTTAGTTTAGGTTTTCATGCGGCCATAACTCAAGAGAGAACGTGGGTGCAATTTATAGCTATGATGTAATTTTAATCATAATTTTCAACCGCTCGATTAATCCAACGGTTTAGATTTCGGATGCCAACACGACACTACTATTGGTTAAAATTTCTtatactaaaaaatatattttataattattttaatttacaaataaagttAAATTAACATTTGCTATTAGTTACAcacaatttttttatcattaataaattatattttatttattaaagtgtctttattacttaaaaatttaatttatttaactatttttttttaatttttaaattaggaCGCTAATTTTAAAAGaacataatattttaattttttggtaAGTTACCACAAAAGAACATTTAGTCTTTAAATAATatcaattaagaaattaaaagaattttttttaaagttgttcgatatgaaataaataaataactaagatCTTATTTTAAAGACGACCTTCATTTCTgatataaaatcaattttaatttagaaaatgtTTATATTAATAGATTTTTGataataaaatgataaagatTAGAATCCAAtcaaaagaaattatagaaattaaaagtttaaatatttataataaattatgatttaaagaGATTTAGTTTCTAGAAACAACttagttttattttttcatgtttggaataatttttaagatttaagatgtcaaataaaaatgttttaagtaatttaaaattagtttgtcaaaataaaatttatttaattttttttaaaaccctaGATTAGTCGAGGTTATTATCTATTACAGAAGTTGattgatttaatttaaatgattttaaGTTTTTCTATCATCAATTTTTATGTtagaatttaatataaaaaattatgattttttgtaGTAAAGATAAaagcattaatttttttaaagtaaaagttaatgttttttatttggCGCTCATACTATTATGATTATTCAAtatgtaattaaattattaatttcctatatatttgttaatctatttttaattattattctctAGATATGATATTTGATAgcgaatattttaataatatttaattatgagtaaaaaaataaataagagatcaatttaatattttatttagttaaataaaattcTATGATatattatattctaatcaatgaatgattttattatatattaatcattaggtgatttataatttatttcttttttataaacgGAATCAATTATATTCAAGTAGTCCACGTCTCTCTAATTCTCcacttattttaatttcttatttatttttaatttaaactatcaccagattattttaatatagaatGATATACTATATATTTGTATAATATttactatatttatatttatatgattatatatacatataaaatattatttatacttGATACTTGAGGGTAAAATtgacaataatattaatagtgAAAATATATTATTAGAAGATAAAGATATACTATATTTTACAATTAATATGAATACCAATTATGGTTGTCCAATTGACAATAATATTAGTagtgaaaaatatattattaaaagataaagatatactaTACTATATTACTATGTTAATATGATTGTAATCAAAAGACTAATTATGATTCACCAATAGAAATTAAGTAGTAACCGGTAGCCTGGGGAAATCTAAATTTTTTCCACAATTATATGAAGAAATTTTTTTTCCCACAATTCTATGAGTTATTAACaaacaaatttaataatttagttaTTACAGTGGCTGAAGTGAACACTTTATTTGgatttttcttttatctttattttagttttagattagaatgaaaaatgaattaagaaCGTGATATAAAATAaagatttataaatttttttaaatattataaagaaaataaatatcacatgtaattaatttataaaataatatgcaatatttcatattttctttATAGTTATAATCACATTATTTACAACTATATTTCTTTTtggaaaaaatttgaatattcaaTATTTATTATTCAAACTTACTAAATTATAAATTGTAAAATTGTTTATAAATCAATATATTATATTACAATAttcaaaattaatcatttaaaatcctTATAATTAACATCATGCATTAAAACATATTCTAACTGCTTGCCTTCCTGCAATTTAAATTTCATATGCAAAATCATTAATATTTCATATTCATATGTTAAAATACAATAATTTAGTagttaacaaaatttaaaaatataattgttaagagtcccacattggataatatatggtctgaacatgtccttataaatgggggcaatcctcaccctactagccggttttgtagggttgagttaggcccaaccacacttcttaacatggtatcagagcctcatTTATGATTCGGTGggtcaccttctatggtttccgctatcgggcaacccaccatttatttttacgctccagttgtctagtcctgggcgtgagggggtgtgttaagagtcccacattggacaatatatggcctgaacatgtccttataagtgggggcaatccttgttagaacaagatttgttctgatcaatattcttagttttgattataacattatatatgaattttgtataagacaatgtggtactctaatcctatgcaatttcctgagaagcagaagcactgaagttcttatggtatcacgctaaagcacttcaaagtcagaagacaagaagatgctctgcaccaagctgtttgactctgattattcaaacgttgtatctacaaacatcagatcagaagcaagtacaagatgacaggctacgctgactgacaaaaggaacgttagaagctacaaaaggcaaagtcagtaaaagcagtaaaagcaaggctcgaggtagttgacaaaagagtgaaacattaaatacagagctgtacggaacacacaacgcattaaatgcatcccaacggtcatcttctcaaacgcctataaatagaagttctgatgagaagctgaacacacaactcttgcgcaaaaatactgaaacgctgttgaattcgaaagctctcaaacttcatcttcaacctcacttcacttgtaatatcttagtgagatttaagcttagaacttaagagaaatatcacagttgtgattatagcttattaagaagcatttctatactcttgtaagaatttgttttacattgattgtaaaaggttcctagagtgatcagtgagatcaatagactctagaagacttagaagtttctaagtggttgtttcctagagtgatcaagttgtgatcagtatactctagaagacttagaggttatctaagtggaaaaccattgtaatcaagattgattagtggattaaatcctcagttgaggtaaatcactctaagggggtggactggagtagtttcgttaacaacgaaccaggataaaaatcattgtgcaattgtttttatcttaagagtttttaaagtcacacttattcaaaccccccccccctttctaagtgtttttctatccttaaattggcatcagagcgctggttctaggtgcaagcacttaatcaTGTTAgtaaaagattcaggaagagaaaaacactaagtcttCATGGCTGCTGAAAaagatacatctacatctggttctactgaacacaatggaaatggcAACAACggctatactagaccaccagtattcgatggtgaaaactttgaatattggaaagacaaacttgaaagttactttcttggtttagatggtgacttatgggattttcttgtggatggttacaaacatcctctTAATGCTAGTGGAGCAAAGTTGTCAAgaaaagaaatgagtgatgatcaaaagaagcaattaaaaaatcatcacaaatctaGGAttgttctgctgaatgctatctctcattctgagtatgagaagatatcaaacagagaaactgcctatgatatctatgaatcattgaaaatgactcatgaaggaaacgcccaagtcaaggagaccaaagctcttgcattaatccagaaatatgaagccttcaagatggaggatgatgaaaacattgaaacaatgttctcaagatttcaaactctaactgctggattgagagttcttgacaagggatacacaaaagctgatcacgtcaagaaaatcatcagaagcctgcccagaagatggggtccgatggtgactacattcaagattgcaaagaatctgaataaagtctctcttgaagagctgatcagtgctctgaggagtcatgagatagaGCTtaatgctaatgaacctcagaagaaaggtaagtctattgcgttaaaatcttataataaaaaatgtactaacgcatttcaggctgaagaagaagattctaaagaatcagaatcagaagaagaagatgaactgtccatgatctccagaagggtaaaccaccTCTGGAAGagaaaacaaaggaagttcaagaacttcaaaagttctaagaagcctgaaagaggagaatcttctggaatcagaagatctgacaaaaaaaaggtcacgtgctttgaatgcaaggagccagggcattacaagaatgaatgtccaaagcttcagagggagaagcccaaaaagaagtttcataagaagaaaggtcttatgacaacttgggatgattcagattcatcagaatcagaatcagactatgaaggcgagcaggcaaacattgtgctgatggccacagttgatgatggatcagaatctacatcagaatcagattctaaagaggtattttctgaactatctagagaagagttagtttccagtttaacagaacttctggaactcaaggctcaacttagtat
Proteins encoded in this region:
- the LOC131642155 gene encoding protein POOR HOMOLOGOUS SYNAPSIS 1-like; its protein translation is MAGTVAVRTTNSSTLNAEWEIFFARFIPFPHFTTPSSSSSDLHPLPHRLRNRPPRGTWIASSTSAFLRFSPDLSLSDVILTVSFNGKLFEEHYVSKLNFSWPQVSCDPGFPARGIKTVLVNYRDSRGEIQKFAIRFPSIYEVQSFITALKVILKDDKGPQPLNIDFGSEISSQSEFMSTNKHSYRASEELSFVTPADTFIPQLPICMNNEREQPSVIQTKETASGHNFESILPALPPSFATFLMDCSGVNHTQSTTTKENDLKSQIARYMEDSSFQDMLIKVEKVIGEIGGDMSL